One window of the Saccopteryx bilineata isolate mSacBil1 chromosome 2, mSacBil1_pri_phased_curated, whole genome shotgun sequence genome contains the following:
- the FMC1 gene encoding protein FMC1 homolog has protein sequence MAALGPPARTLRGLLRELRYMHAATGRPYRDTAAYRYLVKAFRAHRITSEKLCRAQHELHFQAATYLCLLRSVREHLALHQEFHGKGERSVEELAGLVGLKLPHQPGGKGWEP, from the exons ATGGCGGCACTGGGGCCCCCGGCGCGCACTTTGCGAGGCCTTCTCCGGGAACTGCGCTACATGCACGCAGCCACCGGCCGACCCTACCGCGACACCGCGGCCTATCGGTATCTCGTGAAGGCTTTCCGTGCACACCGG ATCACCAGTGAGAAGCTGTGCAGAGCCCAACACGAGCTTCATTTCCAAGCTGCCACCTATCTCTGCCTCCTCCGCAGTGTCCGCGAACATTTGGCCCTTCATCAGGAATTTCATGGCAAGGGTGAGCGCTCAGTAGAGGAGTTGGCTGGCTTGGTCGGTCTCAAGTTGCCCCATCAGCCTGGAGGGAAGGGCTGGGAGCCATGA